The following are from one region of the Alistipes sp. ZOR0009 genome:
- the pgeF gene encoding peptidoglycan editing factor PgeF, with amino-acid sequence MQILSRVPLTYTFKLFSERKDVLVFVTTRLGGSSQNHLASCNIGFNMEESAEITVANRRNICNALGIDFEKTTFQQQVHEDYISIVDLKNAGSGLLQKENALPHSDAMITTEKNITIFAQAADCVPIAIYDTKQKVAAVVHAGWRGTVKKIAQKTAIKMIQEFNCSPNNMLVGIGPSIGRCCYEVGPDVIDSINQNFADTSKIIQQHGNSVHLDLWEANKCQLIEIEIPESNIEIAQECTKCNAHLYYSSRNDNGRSGRFGIGITLL; translated from the coding sequence ATGCAAATTTTATCAAGAGTTCCTTTGACGTACACCTTCAAACTTTTCTCCGAAAGAAAAGACGTACTTGTTTTTGTAACCACACGCCTTGGAGGATCTAGCCAAAACCATCTCGCATCATGTAATATAGGGTTCAACATGGAAGAATCTGCTGAAATTACAGTTGCAAATCGAAGAAATATTTGTAATGCCTTAGGCATCGATTTTGAAAAGACAACCTTTCAGCAACAAGTACACGAAGATTATATTTCCATAGTTGATCTAAAAAATGCAGGTTCTGGTCTATTGCAAAAAGAAAATGCGCTTCCACACTCCGATGCTATGATTACAACCGAAAAAAATATCACCATTTTTGCCCAAGCCGCAGACTGTGTTCCAATAGCCATCTACGATACAAAACAGAAAGTTGCTGCTGTTGTACATGCCGGATGGAGAGGAACTGTAAAAAAAATAGCTCAGAAAACCGCAATTAAAATGATTCAAGAGTTTAACTGCTCTCCCAACAATATGCTCGTTGGAATAGGTCCTTCTATCGGACGTTGCTGCTACGAAGTAGGACCAGATGTTATTGACTCTATCAACCAAAACTTTGCCGACACTTCTAAAATCATACAACAGCATGGCAATTCTGTGCACCTAGATCTCTGGGAAGCCAATAAATGTCAACTTATAGAGATAGAAATTCCAGAGTCAAACATTGAAATCGCCCAAGAATGTACAAAATGCAACGCGCATCTTTACTACTCATCCAGAAATGATAATGGACGTAGTGGCCGATTTGGAATAGGAATTACGTTATTATAA